The Flavobacterium commune genome contains the following window.
AGCCAACTTCCTTCTTTTAGTCCTAAAACCGGGAAATTATTAAAGTGATGAAATTCGTTAATCCTGGTTTCCCGGCTTTCTCCCATGTGAGTCGATTGGGAATCGGCATCTATAAAATGTACGTTTAAATTAAAAGGAATTAGTCCTAAGGTTTTAAAGCTTGGTGGATAAACAATAGGCATGTCGTTAGTGGTTTGCATGCTCAGTCCGGCAATGTTGCTGCCTGCGCTGGTTCCTAAGTAGGGGGTGCCTTTTTCGAGTGTTTCTTTTAGCGTAGTCATGATTTTTTCATGGTACAATTGTTTTACTAATAAAAAGGTATTGCCTCCGCCTGTAAAAATTCCTTCGGCATTTTGAATGGCCTGAGCAGGGTTTTCATATTGATGAATTCCTTTTATGACGATATTGATTTTGGCGAAAACCGAAGCTGTTTTTTGAGTGTATTCATCATACGAAATCCCGCTGGGCCTGGCGTAAGGAATGAATAGCACAGTTTTACAGTTTTTGAAATGTGATTTCAATTTAGGGAGTAAGTATTCTAAATAGCTGCTTCCGAAAAGGGTAGAGGTGCTGGCTAGTAATAGATTTTTCATGATATTTTTTGATTTAAAGATATAAAATCGGTTTGCTAATCAGTTTGATTTATTAACAAATTTTTATCAGCTTCTTAGTATCAAATTGGGATGAGCTTGATTTATTTTTACTCTTTGATTTTGTGTAAGATGAGGGTATTTGTAGCTGCTTTTTTTATTTTGTTTACAACTGTTGTTTTGGGGCAGCTAAAGAAAGCTTCTGAAATAAGAGGGCAGGTGAGTGCTTATGTGTCTAATTTGGACGGCATTTATGTTATTAATCTAAAATCTGAGCAAACGGTTTTTACGGATTTAAACGGAGAATTTGTTATTGAGGCTAATGTAGGTGATACTTTGGTTTTTTCGGGTTTGCAAACTAAACGCAAAGAAGTAGTGTTGAATGCCGAAGATTTTAAGAAAGTTGTTTTGAAAGTGCATTTAATTACCATGATTCATGAATTGAATGAAGTGGTAGTTAGAAATTATAATTCGATTAATGCGGTGTCACTTGGAATTGTTTCTTCAGGCCAAAAAAAATATACCCCAGCCGAGAGAAAATATGCCACTGCAAGTTCGGCTCGTTTAAATCCTATGGGTTTGGATCCTGTAGTTAATCTTATTTCCGGTCGTAGTAAGATGTTGAAAAAAGAAATAGAGGTCGAGAAAAAAGAATCATATATGGCTATGTTGGAAAAAATGTTTGATAAAGAACATTTTATTAATACATTGCAGTTGCCTTTGGAATATGTAAAAGGTTTTGAGTATTATGTAGTGGATAATCAAAAATTCACTAAAATATTAGAGATGAAAAATAAAACTACAATTGAATTTTTGTTAGGAGAATTGGCAGTGAAATACAAAGCGATAATTGCCCTTGAAAACAAATAATTTTCTTTTACTATTGCTGTTTTTGTTTGGCCAAATTATTTTTGGTCAGGATATTCGAAAGCAAATCCGTGGACTTATTCGCGTTGATTCTACTTCGGTAGAAGGGGTGAATATTGTTAATCAAACTACTCAAAAAACAACTTCGACCGACAAGAATGGAAGTTTTACACTTTTTTTAAAAGAAGGTGACGAACTGCTGTTTTCTGCGGTAAATCTTGTAACTTTACGTAAAAAGATAGTTCAGGCTGATTTAGAAAAAGCTGTTTTAATAGTTCAGTTACAAATTGAAAGCATCCCGCTCAAAGAAGTAATCATTAAAGAAGATTCCAAAATTAATGCTGAAAGTTTAGGGATTATTCCAAGTGGGCAAAAAAAATATACGGTTGCTGAAAGGAGATTGTACACTGCAAGATCAGGTTTTTTAGACAGGCCGTTGAACTGGATGTCAGGAAGAACAGCGATGCTAAAGAAGGAGTTAATTGTTGCTGAAAAAGAACAATTGATGGCTAAATTAGAATATCTTTTTGAAGAAAATTTTTATATTGAAACATTAAAAATCAGGAAAGATTATATCAGGGATTTTCAGTTGTATTGCATAGAAAATGATGATTTTGTGTCTTCGTTAAAATCAAAAAACAAAACTCTGTCCAAGTTTTATATCTTAACTCTGGCTAAAAATTATAATAAAATAACGGTCTATGAAAACTAAAGTAAGTATTTTAATTTTTCTTCTTTTAACTCAATTTTCTTTTGGTCAAGTAGGTGGGCAAAAAACACTTAAAGGTCAAGTGCGAAATAATTTGGTTCCGGTTGAAAACGTAATTGTTTTTAATGTGAATTCAAATGTGGGAGATGTAGTGGATCAATATGGCTTGTTTGAAGTTAAGGCAAAGGTTCATGATACCTTAGTTTTTTCCAGTTTGTCTTTTAAATCTAAAAAAATTGTTCTTTCCGAGGCTGATTTTGTTGCGTCTAAGTTGATTGTCAATTTAGAAGTTTTTACTAATGAATTGGCTGAGGTTTTAATTCTGGCTAAGAAAGAATTAAATCCTGTTGAAGGAAATACGCAAAAATATGTTGACTTGAAATACTTTGATGATGCTAAATCTTCTCCTAAAAACAGGACTTTACCTCCGGTTGGCGGTATAGAAAACGGAGTGGACTTTGTAAGGATTTATAAAGATGTCTTGGGAGTTTTAAGAAAAAACAATCCTCAAAAAACGGATTTTTATAAAGAAACCAGTTTTTCTGAAGTGGTAATGGATAAGGTGAATTATGGTTTTTTTTCTAACACCTTGCACTTAAAAGATGATGAGATTAAATTGTTTTTAATTTATTGTGAAAATGATTCTAAGTCACGACAATTAATGCAACCAAGTGAGGAGTTTCGATTAATGGATTTTCTTATTACTAAGAACACGGAGTATAAAAAAATAACGAAACACTAGAAAAACAATAATCGTCAAGCGTTTGGTTTACAAAAAATAAAGGTCTTTATTTTAAGAGAAAATTTAAAAATAGACTTTTTTAATTTTGGTATATTTGCATTTTAAAAAAAATATAGAATATGTTTGGTATTGGAGGAGGAGAGTTAGTCTTTATAATGTTTGTAGTTTTATTGTTGTTTGGATCGGATAAGATTCCGGAAATTGCCCGTACAATGGGAAAAGCAATGGCGCAATTAAAAAATGCTACAAATGATATAAAACATGAAATTCAGAAAGGTGCAGAGGAAAATGGTTTAGATGCAAAATCATTGTCAGAAATGACAGGTGGTATCAATTCGCAAATTAATCAGGTAAAAGAAGATATTTTAGGAGATAGTGTTGTTCAGGCAACCAAAATCAAAGAAGATATTGAAGATATTGCCGGTCCGGTAAAACGTAGTCGATAATGTTAGATAAGCTCCTCTCGTTAGATGTTCAATTGTTAGTGTATTTAAATGGACTTGGGTCAGAGTCTTACGATAGTTTGTGGCTTTTTATAACCAAACAAACCAATTGGATTCCACTTTTTTTAATACTACTTTATGTTATTTATAAAAAAATAGGTGGTAAGCAAATATTGTATGTGCTGTTGTTTGTAGCATTACTTATTTTTATTACTGATCAGTGTACTAATTTGTTTAAGCATGGAGTACAGCGATTACGTCCTTGTAATAATCCGGATGTTTATTCGATGATCCGGGTGGTGAAAAAAACAAAATCGTTTAGTTTTTTCTCGGGACATGCAGCAAATAGTATGGCGGCAGCTGTGTTTATTTATCATCTTATTAAACCGTATTTTAAATATACTTTTTTATTATTTCTTTGGCCTTTAATTTTTGCTTATAGCCGAATTTATTTAGGATTGCATTATCCGTTAGATATTTTGAGTGGTTATTTATTTGGAATGTTAACAGGGTGGTTAGTTTTTAGAATATATCAATTTACAAAAATAAAATATTTTCCGCTTTAAGAAGAAAGTTTGTGAAAATAAAAAACGCATATTCACAGTTTGTATAGTTTGTGAATATGCGTTTTTGTTTTAGGGAATGTTTTAAAGTACTCTGCTTACTGTTAGCCCGTCTCGAATAGGAAGTAAAACGGTTTCTACTCTTGGGTCTTCTTTTAATAATTTATTGTAATCAAGTAATATTTTTGTGCTTTTGTCTTTTGGGTTTAAAGGTTCTAAAACTTTACCGCTCCAAAGTACATTGTCTGATAAAATAATGCCTCCTTTATTCATTCTGGGAACAATCAACTCAAAATAATTCAGGTAATTTTCTTTATCGGCATCAATAAAAACCAAATCAAATTTGATGTCAAGCGTAGGGATGATATCGACTGCTTCGCCTAAATGTTGAACAATTTGATTGCCCCAAGGTGATTTGTCAAAATGTTTTCTCTGAAAATCGACTAATTCTTCTTTGATGTCTATGGTATGCAATTGTCCGTTTTCCTGCATACCTTCGCATAAACATAAAGCCGAATAACCGGTATAAGTTCCAATTTCAAGAATATTCAACGGACGAATTAATTTAGACAACATGCTTAAAACCCTGCCTTGGAAATGCCCGCTTAACATTCGTGGCAATAAAATTTTTTGGTAGGTTTCCTTGTTTAAAGCTGCTAATAATTCGGGCTCTTTTTCAGAATGTTGCTCGATGTAATCTTCTAATTCTTGAGAAATGAAATGCATTTTGCTGTGTTTTTTTCAATTTGTGCCAAAGTTATCAAATTATCAAAACAACAAATCAACAAATAGTCATTAAATTTGCAGCATGCAAATGGAGAAAAAAGACATAAGAGCCTTATCTAAAGAAGAATTACGCAATTTTTTTGTTGCTAATCGTGATAAAGCATTTCGTGGAAATCAGGTTTATGAATGGTTGTGGAGTAAGGGAGCGCATACTTTTGAAGATATGACTAATATTTCTAAAGGGACGCGTGCCATGCTGGAGGATAACTTTGTGATTAATCATATCAAAGTCGATACCATGCAGCGTTCAGAAGACGGAACGGTGAAAAATGCTGTTCGTTTGCATGATGGTTTGGTGGTTGAATCCGTGTTGATTCCTACTGAAACACGTACTACTGCCTGTGTTTCCAGTCAGGTAGGGTGTAGTTTGGATTGTAATTTTTGTGCTACTGCGCGTTTGAAAAGAATGCGGAATCTGGAGCCAGGGGAAATTTACGATCAGGTTTTGGCTATCGATCGCGAAAGCCGTTTGTATTACAATCATCCGTTGTCAAATATTGTTTTCATGGGAATGGGTGAGCCATTGATGAATTATAATAATGTCATTAAGGCTATTTCGATGATTACTTCGGAAGAAGGATTGGGAATGTCCCCGAAACGAATTATGGTTTCAACTTCTGGAATTCCTAAGATGATAAAGAAAATGGCCGATGATGAGGTCAAATTCAAATTGGCAGTTTCCCTGCATTCAGCCATTGATGAAATCAGAGCCCGAATTATGCCTTTTAGTAAAAACTTTCCTTTAGCTGATTTGCGTGAAGCTTTGGAATATTGGTACCGAAAAACTAAAAGTAAAATTTCTTATGAATATGTGGTTTGGAAAGGAATCAACGACAATAAGGCTTCGGTAGATGCTTTGGTTAAATTTTGCAAATATGTTCCTTGTAAAGTTAACTTGATTGAATATAATCCTATTGATGATGGCGAATTTCAACAAGCTTCTGAGGAATCCATAAATGCTTATATTAAGGCTTTAGAAGCTATTGGAGTGGTAGTTAAAGTAAGGAGAAGTCGTGGAAAAGATATAGATGCGGCCTGTGGGCAATTAGCTAATAAAGAAGTCTGAAAATGATAAATTATTTTGTTTAAACAGTCCTGTTTTATATAAAATAGTATCTTTGGAAACGAATGAATGTTACCTCTCAAATAAAACAGCCCATATTTAATGAAATGGAACTTTTTGAAAAAAAGTTCTACGAGTCGATGTCTTCTCAAGTGGCGTTGTTAAACAGAATTACGTATTACATCGTTAACAGAAAAGGAAAACAAATGCGTCCGATGTTTGTTTTTCTAACCGCTAAGATGATTTCCGGAGGAATTGTGAACGAAAGAACCTATCGGGGTGCTTCGGTTATCGAGTTGATTCATACGGCAACCTTAGTACATGATGATGTGGTGGATGACAGTAACCGTCGTCGCGGATTTTTCTCAATTAATGCTCTTTGGAAAAATAAAATTGCTGTACTTGTAGGTGATTATTTATTATCCAAAGGATTGTTGCTTTCTATAGATAACGGTGATTTTGATTTACTTCAAATTATTTCTGTCGCTGTGCGTGAAATGAGTGAAGGCGAATTACTTCAAATAGAAAAAGCCCGAAGACTCGATATTACTGAAGATGTTTATTACGAAATTATTCGAAAAAAAACGGCAACACTTATTGCAGCTTGTTGTGCATTGGGAGCCAAATCAGTTTCTGAAGATGTAGTTCAGGTAGAAAATATGCGAAAGTTTGGCGAATTAATTGGAATGGCTTTTCAGATAAAGGATGATTTGTTTGATTATACTGAAGATGCTATTGGAAAACCAACAGGAATCGATATTAAAGAACAAAAAATGACTTTGCCTTTAATTCATGTTTTGAATATTTGTTCGAAAAAAGAAAAAACATGGTTAATCAATTCGATAAAAAATCACAATAAAGACAAGAAACGCGTTAAAGAAGTGATTGCTTTTGTGAAAAACAATAACGGTTTGACTTATGCCGAAAATAAAATGATTGAATTCCAACAGGAAGCTCTTTCTTTACTTCAAAATTATCCCGATTCCGAATTCAAAGATGCTTTGACTTTGATGGTGAATTATGTTATCGAAAGGAAAAAATAATTTCCTTTGCCAACTATTGATTTTATTGGACTTTTTGATTTTTATATTATAAAATCAAAAATAAATCTACTCCTCATGCAACCTTTTTGCATCGATAATCGTCTTGCTAATAGAAACACTTTAAAAATTTTGAAAGTAATCAACTTACATCAGCAGGAAAACGAACTAATCCGGTTAGCGGTCGAAAACAATCGACAAGCTCAACAAAAGATTTATAGTCAGTTTTCACCCAAAATGCTAAGTGTTTGCCGTCAATATGTAAAAGACATTCATCAGGCCGAAGATATCATGATAACTGCTTTTATGAAAGTGTTTACCAATTTGAAGAATTTTCAATTCAAAGGAAGTTTCGAAGGTTGGATAAGACGAATCATGGTAAACGAATGTATTTCGTTTATCAGGGTTCACAAAAAACTGAAGTATATCGAAGACGATTTCGTCATTGGACGCGATGAGGAAAGTTTTGATTCTATTGAAAGTCAATTTTCGGTAGCTGATATTCAGTTTTTGATAGACAGTTTACCAGATGGGTATAAAATAGTTTTCAATTTGTATGCTATTGAAGGATATAAACATCAGGAAATTGCAGGTATGTTAGGAATTAGCGAAGGGACGTCTAAATCGCAGTTATCGCATGCCAGAAAAGTATTGAAGGGACAAATTAATAAGTTGAAAAAGTATAGCAATGGAACCGAATAAATTAGAAACGCAATTTAGGGAACAATTGAATTCTCGTGAAATCAAACCCTCTGAAATGGCTTGGACAAAACTCGATACCATGCTTTCAGCAACAGAAAAACCAAAAGCTAAATTTCCCTGGTTGTATGTGGCGGCAAGTTTTACAGCTTTGTTATTGATTGGAACAGTGTATTTTACTTTTCAAGAAAAGACAATTAAAACCCAGAAAAATGAAGTGGTAATTCAAAAAACAGTTGATACTAAAATTAAAGCACTAACGTCAGATTCTGTTAATTTAAAAATGGAGAAAAAAGAATCGATAGTTCAAATAATTCAAAAATCGACTTCAAAAAGCAACCAATCTTCTGAGTTAAAACAAGAATCAAGAGTTGTTAAAAATCAAGAAGCTGAGGTTTCTGGTCTCAATCAACATAAAGATGATATTATAGTTGTTTCTTCTGAAGAAAAGAATTTCAAATCAATAAGTAAAAATAAATACGTTTCAGCAGAAAAATTATTAGCAGAAATCAGTAATACTAAATTTGAATCGGCTGATAAAACAATGAGAAATACAACTAAAGTTATTTCTGTAAACCCAAACATTTTACTATCAAATGTTGAAGCAGAATTGAATCAGTCTTTTAAAGAATCTGCATTAGACAGATTGAATAAAAATTTTAAGACTATAAGAACAGTTTTGGTGAATAGAAATTACAAAGACGAGTAAGAATTAATAAACAATCAAAAAAGAAATCATGCAAAAATATATTTTATTTATACTAATAATATCGTTTGCTTTTGCAACGAATCTGAATGCCCAAAAAAAGGGAAGTTATAAAAAAGTTTTAGATTGGGGATATTGGCAAGCTGAACAGCCAGAATACGAGATGAGTCTTGAAAAAAACGTTGAATTCAATAATGAAAACATCTTAACTATTAAATCAGTTAAAAGTAAAATTAATGGTTTTGGAACGCTTATGAAAACGACTAAACCTGATTTGTATCTAGGAAAAACAGTTAAAATGACTGCTTATGTTAAAAATGAAGATGTAAAATCTTGGGCTGGGCTTTGGATGCGTGTTGATTATTATGATAGTAATGTTCTTGCTTTTGATAATATGGAGAAAAGACCTATAAAAGGAACATCTGATTGGGGAAAATATGAAATTGTTTTATTTGTTCCTGTTGAAGCAACATCTATTTCTTATGGCGTTTTATTAGCTGGAACTGGTCAAGTTTGGTTTAAGGATGTAAAGTTCGAAATTGTTGATGATACTGTTCCTGAAACAGGGATAAATAAAGGAAGAGAAAATAAAGTATTGTCATTTGAAGCCAAAGCCAAAGCAATTGGTAATGAAATTAAAAGAATAACAGATGAGGAGAAAAATGCTCTAAAAGCTGAAGTAAGTTCAATAGATAAAGAAATTGGAGAAGGAATAATTTCTAAAGAAAAAGTAGCAGAACTTAAATTGAAAAAAGCACAAGAACACGCCGCTAATATTGAAAAAAGAGTTGCTGTTGAGCAAGAAAAACTAAATCAATTGGTTCAGGATAAAGTTGATGGAAAGATAGGTGAAGAAGCTAATCCGAAAAAGAAAGGTGGTACGTTAATTTTAGGAAGTAATAATGATTCTTTTGATAACGGTAGAGAGATTAATCTTGCTTCAATGAAGGTTTATAATGGTCATGATGACAAGTTGAATCGTCATATAAAACGAACAACAAGTCAGATTGTTTTTGCTATAGGAGCCAATAATTTAATTACTGATGGGGCGGTTGGAAATTCTGACTTTAAATACGCGAGATCGCATTTTTATGAATGGGGATTGACCTATAATACCAGAATATTAAAAAACGATAATTTATTGCATGCTAAATACGGTTTGTCATTAATGTATAATAATTTGCGACCAACAGATAATCGTAATTTTCAAGTGAATGGCAATCAGACTGATCTTGTAATTAATCCAGTTGTTTTAAAAGATTCTCGTTTTCGAAATGTTAATTTGGTAGTGCCTTTGCATTTGGAATTTGATTTTACAAAACCGACCGTTATAAACGATAAGACTTATTTTAAATCTCATGACGGTTTTAGATTAGGTTTAGGTGGTTATTTTGGAGTTAATCTAAAATCTAAACAAATTCTTAAATATGATATTGATGAATATGCTTCAAGAGAAGTGACTAAAGGGAATTTTAATATGAATGATTTTATCTATGGTTTGAGTACTTATGTAGGTTACAAGGCAACTAGCTTGTATTTAAAATATGATTTAAATCCTTTGTTTAAAGATAATGCAGTCAAGCAAAACAATGTTTCTTTAGGATTGCGATTTGATTTTAACTAATTTGTGAATACAATGGCAATGACAGTAAAGAAATTCAAAAGCTGTATTGATTTTTGATATTGTCATTGTCATTGATATTGTTACTTTGTATCTTTGATGCTTTCCAACTTTATACCTTAAAAATTGATTTCAAAAGCCACCATAGATACTGTTTTCGAAACTGCTCGAGTTGAGGAGGTTATTGGCGATTTTGTACAATTAAAACGAGCAGGAAGTAATTTTAAAGGATTGAGTCCGTTTTCTGACGAACGTTCTCCATCGTTTATGGTATCGCCGGCTAAAGGAATTTGGAAAGATTTTAGCTCCGGAAAAGGAGGGAACTCTGTGGCTTTCCTGATGGAGCACTCCCATTTTACCTATCCGGAAGCCATTCGTTATCTGGCTAAAAAATACAATATCGAAATTGAGGAAACCGAACAGACTGATGCTGAAAAGGCAAATATGGATGCCCGGGAAAGTATGTATCTGGTTTCGGAATTTGCAAAAGATTATTTTCATAATACACTTTTAAATACAGAAGAAGGTAAAGCAATCGGACTTTCGTATTTTAAAGAAAGAGGGTTTACTGCTGAAACTATAAAAAAGTTTAGTTTAGGATATTCGCCTGAAACCTGGGATGCTTTTACTAAAGAAGCCTTGGGGAAAGGTTATAAATTAGAATTTCTGGAAAGCACAGGTTTGACTATCCCCAGGGAAGATCGTCCTTTTGACCGATTCAAGGGTCGTGTGATGTTCCCGATACAAAGTATGTCAGGACGTGTTTTAGGGT
Protein-coding sequences here:
- the pepE gene encoding dipeptidase PepE codes for the protein MKNLLLASTSTLFGSSYLEYLLPKLKSHFKNCKTVLFIPYARPSGISYDEYTQKTASVFAKINIVIKGIHQYENPAQAIQNAEGIFTGGGNTFLLVKQLYHEKIMTTLKETLEKGTPYLGTSAGSNIAGLSMQTTNDMPIVYPPSFKTLGLIPFNLNVHFIDADSQSTHMGESRETRINEFHHFNNFPVLGLKEGSWLEIKDGKIILKGKLSAKLFQKNRIPVEIKPNSELSFIQ
- a CDS encoding carboxypeptidase-like regulatory domain-containing protein, producing the protein MKTNNFLLLLLFLFGQIIFGQDIRKQIRGLIRVDSTSVEGVNIVNQTTQKTTSTDKNGSFTLFLKEGDELLFSAVNLVTLRKKIVQADLEKAVLIVQLQIESIPLKEVIIKEDSKINAESLGIIPSGQKKYTVAERRLYTARSGFLDRPLNWMSGRTAMLKKELIVAEKEQLMAKLEYLFEENFYIETLKIRKDYIRDFQLYCIENDDFVSSLKSKNKTLSKFYILTLAKNYNKITVYEN
- a CDS encoding Sec-independent protein translocase subunit TatA/TatB, encoding MFGIGGGELVFIMFVVLLLFGSDKIPEIARTMGKAMAQLKNATNDIKHEIQKGAEENGLDAKSLSEMTGGINSQINQVKEDILGDSVVQATKIKEDIEDIAGPVKRSR
- a CDS encoding phosphatase PAP2 family protein, yielding MLDKLLSLDVQLLVYLNGLGSESYDSLWLFITKQTNWIPLFLILLYVIYKKIGGKQILYVLLFVALLIFITDQCTNLFKHGVQRLRPCNNPDVYSMIRVVKKTKSFSFFSGHAANSMAAAVFIYHLIKPYFKYTFLLFLWPLIFAYSRIYLGLHYPLDILSGYLFGMLTGWLVFRIYQFTKIKYFPL
- a CDS encoding O-methyltransferase, giving the protein MHFISQELEDYIEQHSEKEPELLAALNKETYQKILLPRMLSGHFQGRVLSMLSKLIRPLNILEIGTYTGYSALCLCEGMQENGQLHTIDIKEELVDFQRKHFDKSPWGNQIVQHLGEAVDIIPTLDIKFDLVFIDADKENYLNYFELIVPRMNKGGIILSDNVLWSGKVLEPLNPKDKSTKILLDYNKLLKEDPRVETVLLPIRDGLTVSRVL
- the rlmN gene encoding 23S rRNA (adenine(2503)-C(2))-methyltransferase RlmN, encoding MQMEKKDIRALSKEELRNFFVANRDKAFRGNQVYEWLWSKGAHTFEDMTNISKGTRAMLEDNFVINHIKVDTMQRSEDGTVKNAVRLHDGLVVESVLIPTETRTTACVSSQVGCSLDCNFCATARLKRMRNLEPGEIYDQVLAIDRESRLYYNHPLSNIVFMGMGEPLMNYNNVIKAISMITSEEGLGMSPKRIMVSTSGIPKMIKKMADDEVKFKLAVSLHSAIDEIRARIMPFSKNFPLADLREALEYWYRKTKSKISYEYVVWKGINDNKASVDALVKFCKYVPCKVNLIEYNPIDDGEFQQASEESINAYIKALEAIGVVVKVRRSRGKDIDAACGQLANKEV
- a CDS encoding polyprenyl synthetase family protein; the encoded protein is MNVTSQIKQPIFNEMELFEKKFYESMSSQVALLNRITYYIVNRKGKQMRPMFVFLTAKMISGGIVNERTYRGASVIELIHTATLVHDDVVDDSNRRRGFFSINALWKNKIAVLVGDYLLSKGLLLSIDNGDFDLLQIISVAVREMSEGELLQIEKARRLDITEDVYYEIIRKKTATLIAACCALGAKSVSEDVVQVENMRKFGELIGMAFQIKDDLFDYTEDAIGKPTGIDIKEQKMTLPLIHVLNICSKKEKTWLINSIKNHNKDKKRVKEVIAFVKNNNGLTYAENKMIEFQQEALSLLQNYPDSEFKDALTLMVNYVIERKK
- a CDS encoding RNA polymerase sigma factor gives rise to the protein MKVINLHQQENELIRLAVENNRQAQQKIYSQFSPKMLSVCRQYVKDIHQAEDIMITAFMKVFTNLKNFQFKGSFEGWIRRIMVNECISFIRVHKKLKYIEDDFVIGRDEESFDSIESQFSVADIQFLIDSLPDGYKIVFNLYAIEGYKHQEIAGMLGISEGTSKSQLSHARKVLKGQINKLKKYSNGTE
- a CDS encoding OmpH family outer membrane protein, yielding MQKYILFILIISFAFATNLNAQKKGSYKKVLDWGYWQAEQPEYEMSLEKNVEFNNENILTIKSVKSKINGFGTLMKTTKPDLYLGKTVKMTAYVKNEDVKSWAGLWMRVDYYDSNVLAFDNMEKRPIKGTSDWGKYEIVLFVPVEATSISYGVLLAGTGQVWFKDVKFEIVDDTVPETGINKGRENKVLSFEAKAKAIGNEIKRITDEEKNALKAEVSSIDKEIGEGIISKEKVAELKLKKAQEHAANIEKRVAVEQEKLNQLVQDKVDGKIGEEANPKKKGGTLILGSNNDSFDNGREINLASMKVYNGHDDKLNRHIKRTTSQIVFAIGANNLITDGAVGNSDFKYARSHFYEWGLTYNTRILKNDNLLHAKYGLSLMYNNLRPTDNRNFQVNGNQTDLVINPVVLKDSRFRNVNLVVPLHLEFDFTKPTVINDKTYFKSHDGFRLGLGGYFGVNLKSKQILKYDIDEYASREVTKGNFNMNDFIYGLSTYVGYKATSLYLKYDLNPLFKDNAVKQNNVSLGLRFDFN